Genomic segment of Elusimicrobiota bacterium:
TACCTCCGCAAAAGTTGTCGTGAAAAAAAATTATGGGCTTAACCTTCCGAAACCTAAGATTTCTTCAACGCATGTACAGCAGGTGTTCCTCAACCTTATCACCAATGCCGCACAGGCTATTGCTAATGTCGGCGGTGGGGTGTTGACAATAACTACTATGGTGATTGATAAGATCGAAGATAACGGGCAGCGGAAAAAGTTTGTGGTTGTAAGTTTCAGGGATGATGGTATCGGGATTAAGAAAGAAAATATTAATCATATATTTGACCCGTTTTTTACTACTAAAGATATTGGGAAAGGTACGGGGTTAGGATTAACCGTGAGTTATGGTATTATACAGAGGCATAACGGTGAAATTCTGGCGGCTAGTAACGGTGAAAGACAGGGGTCTGAGTTCCGGGTGATGCTGCCATGTTAATAACCAAACTCTCAACTCTAAACTCTAAACTCTCAACTTTGAACTCTCATCTTCAGGGAGGCGGTGGTTATGGCAAAGTATAAAGTATGCCTCGTTGAGGATGATCCTGATGTCGGAGCAGTGGTGGAGATGATTTTGAAGGATTATGATTGCGAGATAACTAATATCCGTGATGTTAATTCCTTTAGGATGCTTGCTGATAAGGTTATGCCGGACCTTATAATCCTTGACCTTATGTTACCCGGGATTAACGGGTTTGAAATCTGTCAGTACTTCAGGAACCGTGCGGAAACCGCGGATACGCCGATACTTGCGTTTACCGGGTACGATAGCGTCGATAATCAAAAAAAAATTATGGCCGCCGGTGCAACGGATTATTCGCCAAAACCGTTTGATATCAAAAGTTTTAAGTTTAAAGTAAAGAAATTGTTGAAGATTAGTGATCCGCTGGAGTAAAGTGTTCTGCTCCTGAGTGTATCTTCCTATAACTAAAATGTTGACTTATTAGTAAAAATAAACTATTAATAATAAAGATATGGGGTGTATTAGGTATATATTATTAATACTAATATGTTTGTGTATTAGCCTAAACCATAACTATGTATCCGCAGCGGATACTGGCGGGATGGCGAATACGTTTCTTACCTGGGGAGCAGGTGCGCGGGCGCTTGGGATGGGTAAGGCGTATGTCGCTGTGGCTAATGACGCAACCGCTGGGTTCTGGAATCCCGGGGGGTTGGCTCAGGTTGACCGCGCGGAATTGAATGTTCTTCACGCGTTTCTCTGGGAAGGGACGGTGTATGATTATGCCGGGTATGTGGTTCCTACATTGAAAAACGGTACGTTCGGGGTGAACGCCATAACATTATTGTCTATCGGCGGGGAAGGTAGGGATGCGCTTAACCGCGTAAATAATCAAACGTTTATTGATTCACGGTTACTGGCGGGAGGATGTTACGCCCGTGAGATTGGTGATTGGTTATCGCTCGGCGGGGCGGTTAATGTTTTGAATAGTTCGCTTGGGCAGCATAGTAAGCTTGATATGACAATCGATGCGGGTGCGTTAATGAAATTCTTCGGGGGATTGACTCTGGGGGTTAATATAAAGAATATGCTGGTTGCGCGGTTATCCGGGAATTCACAGGATGTGCTTAGCCCTGTTATCCGTGCGGGTGTTGCCGGGCATTTTTGGGATAACCGTATGATTGCAGCGTGTGATGTTGAATACCGTGAGAATACAGTGGTGTATTACCTCGGGGTGGAGGCTGCTGTATTTAATCTTTTTAAATTGCGTATCGGGCAGTCACAGCAGGAAGTTAGTGCCGGGTTTGGGATTAATGTGTTCAACATGATGCTGGACTATGCGCTGGGGTTACACTCACTCGGCGGGTCGCATCGTATGTCATTGACAATGAAGTTCGGCGGGTCTGTTAAAGCTGAGTTGAATAAACAAAATGAAAAAGCTAGGTTAGAACTTGATGAGTTATTCAAAAAACTATATGAGTCAGGTATCCAGGCGTATCAGGAAGGGAAGTTTGATGAAGCGCATTCTATGCTGGCACAGGCGAGAAGTATTAACCCGCAGGATGAGGATGTTAAGATCCTGACCTCGAGGTTACAGCTGGTTGTGGCATTACTGCCGACATCGGTGGGGACTGGGAAGGTGTCAGAATTGCTGCGGGCTGGCGTGACTAAGTACCTCGAAGGCGATGCGGAACAGGCAATCACGAAGATTACCTACGCGTATACGCTTGACCCGGATAATAAAACTATTGAACGGCTGCTTAACCGCCTGCAGCGCGAGACCGGGGTGAAGATTGATACCGCACCGCCGGGGATGGGGACACTGGTGGATCAAAAATTGTTGCAGGCGTATATACAGTTTTCAAAACGTGATTTTGCGGGGACTATTCTTCTTTGCCAGGAAGTGTTATCGCTGGAATCGCGGAATATTCTGGCATACAAACGTATGGGTACAAGTTATTTATTACTAGGTGAACGTGATAAAGCGGTGAAGTTATGGGAGAAAGCCCTGGAGATTAATCCTAATGATACCGCGTTACGGGAATATACGGATAGTGTTAAGAAACAGATTGGGCAATAATTTAAGGTTTTTTGTGAGAGGGGTAAATGTGAAGTTTATTTGTAAACTTTTCTTTGCGTTAACGCTGCTGGCAGGCGTTACTGTTCAGACATTTGCTGATACGCAGGAGCGTATTACTATTGAATACGATATCCGCAGCAGGACAGAACGGGTAATCGAAAAAATTCTTGGCAGCAGGGATTTTGTTGTTATCGTCGAGGTTGTGCTTGAACGCCAGGCGTTAACCGACCAGCGCCCTACTACGCGGACTCAGACCACAACAATTACACCGCAGCAGCAGCAGCAACAGCAGCAACAGCAGGATAAGGGGTTTATCATTTTTGATGATATTATTGAACCTTATCCCGGATTCTCTACGCCCAGAAGGAGGGAACAACAGCAGCAGGCTGCCGCACAGCAGCAGCAAGCTGTTACTCAGCAGGAGCCTATACAGCTGGTAGTGCCGCAATTGGCGTCTACCATAAAAAAAGTGTCAGTATTCATTATGCTGGATATTGCTATTAAGGATTCGGTAGTAGAAAATATTAAACGCGAAGTAGCGGATAGTATAGGGTATGACCAGGCACGCGGGGATGTTCTCGGGGTAAAAAAAGTTGCGTTTGCGCGTAAAACGTGGGGACAGAATTTCGCTGAGTTCTTCAGCCCGAATAATCCTAATATGTACTGGATCCTTCTTGCATTGTTTGTCCTCGGGGTAATTACGTTCTTCCTTTTCGGGCCGTTACAGATGTTTTTTAAGACTATCGTAAAGGCTGCGGAGATACGGATTGAAGCTGATACGCGGATACGTTCCTCCGGGAAAATGGATATCGGAGGGCAGCTCGGTGGGTTGGGCTTGGAGGAAGGTGAAGGCGGTGGTGCTGGGGCGTTGCCCCGCGGGATGACGGGTGAGCTCACAATGAAGCAGGGGCCGCTTGAGCTCGGGCCCGGGCGAGCGTTTACGGTATCCAACCATTTTACGTTTATTAATGCGGGTAATCTCAAGAATTTGTTGTATTTACTGCAGCAGGAAACCGCGGAGGCTGTGGCGGTAGTGATGAACTACCTTCCCCCGGCGTTTGCGTCACAGATATTCGGTGCTCTGAGTACTGAAAAACAGGCGAAGGTTGCGATTGAGCTCTCAACTGTAAAACTGAAAAGCCCGGATGAGGTTGAGGAAATTGAGCGCGATATTAAAACAAAGATTGATTATCTTATGGGTGGGGAGGATTATTTTATGGACCTCCTGGACCAGGTGGACCCAAAAGCACAGGAGAGTATCCTTAATCTCTTAAGCCGTGAAAAACCGGAACTCGCGGAAAAACTTAGGCGCGTAATTTTTGTGTTTGAGGACATTGCGTTCCTCGAGAAAGCTGGGTTACAGAAAGTTTTGCGTGAATCCCAGAGACAGGGCGTGGTGCTGGCGTTAGCGTTAAAAACCGCGGATGAAAGTATTAAGGCTTCAGTGATGGATTGTCTATCAGAAGGTGCAAGGGCTATGCTGGCGGAACAGATTGATCTTATTGGCGAGGTTAATCCGCGGAGGATCGAGGAAGAACAGCGTAAGATCGCGAGGATCGTACGGTCACTCGAGAAATCAGGTGAACTTGTTATCCGCAGGGATGGGGCTGAGGATACTGGCGGGCCGCAACGGCAGGTAGTGGATAGCGAGCCTGTGGATCAGTAGAGTAAATTTATATTTTTTGTTGTATAGAAGGAGTAAGGCGTAAGTATGATTGATATCCTGACTATTGTAGGTTTGACGTTAGGGTTTGGGACGGTGTATATCGTAATGGTGTGGGGGAACGTTGCACATTTGTTGTGGCATAAAGACGCGTTCCTTCTGGTATTCGGCGGGACAATTGCGTCAATGCTTATCGGTACGCCGTGGCATGTATTCAAAAATATGCCCCGCGCGTTTGTTAAGGTTTTATTCCCGTCAGGCGAGTTTAAGCCTAAACAGTTGATCGCGTTGATTGTGAACCTTTCAGAACGCGCTAAACGTGATGGTGTGGATAGCCTACAGGAAGTGTTGCCCACGATTAAGGATAAGTTTTTGGTGGATGGTATTACTCAGGTGATTGACGGGTTGGATCCTAACCTTATCCGCGAGAACCTTGAGAAAGAAATTATTTTTATACGTAAACGGCATTATCAGGTAAGCAGCGTGTTCCGTTCAATGGGAACTTACGCGCCGATATTCGGGTTACTCGCGACTTTGCTCGGGGTGGTGCAGGTGCTGCGGAATATCAGCGATCCTAAGAGTTTGGGTGCGTCAATGGCAATCGCTGTTACCGGTACATTTTACGGGATTGCAAGCGCGAATTTTATTTTTCTGCCGATCTCGGGTAAGCTTGATGCGCATACGGAAGCTGAACTTCTTATAAAAGAGGTTATGATCGAAGGGATTCTTTCAATCCAGGCAGGTGATATACCGTTGATCGTAAGCCGTAAACTGCAGGGGTTCATGGCGTATCGTTTACGTGAAAAACATGGTGCCGGGAAGTAAGTAATACCGGCGGGGTTGGTTTGTTATGGCTAAAATAGGTGGATATAGCGCTATACCTGAGGCCGAAGGCGAAGGCGGCGGGTATCATGAAAGCCCGTTGTGGATGTTGATTTATACCGACCTTATGACAAACCTTATGATCTTTTTTTTGTTGTCCTACTGTCTTACATGGTTAAGTCAGGAGGATCAGAATATTGCGGCACAGTCGTTTAAGTCTCAGTTTGCCGGGAAAAATGTGTCACAGCTTGAGAAAGCAGTACCCGCATCGCAGCAGCAGCCGACTGTTGAGGATATGGAAAAAGAAAAGAAGATGGAAGATGAGCTTAAGAAAACGTATACGAATATTTCAATTAACGAGGAAGAGATGAGGATGACGTTGCCCACACCGGTATTGTTTGGCCTCGGGGAAGCTGTTATGAAAAAGGAAGCGGTTGAGACGTTACACGAATTTGCGATGATGATTAAGCCTACACGCAACCGTATCGTGGTGGAAGGGCATACTGATGATAAACCGATCCTCGGGGGTAAGTATGTGTCAAACTGGGAATTATCAGCTGCACGTGCGTTCTCGGTAGTGCAGTACTTGATTGACAAGGAAGGGATTGATCCTAAGAGATTAGCAGCATTAGGGTATGGGCAGTATCGGATGGTAGCGCCTAATGATAGTGAGGCGAACCGCGCAAAAAATCGTAGGATTGAAATCACGATCGTCAGGATAAAAGAAGCTTCGGCGGAGAGTACCGATTCAGGGAGTGAAGAAGATACGAGTGGATTACTGGGGAATTAGGTGTTGTAATGGCGAATAATAGTAAGGCTGATAGCAGAAAATTTAATGATCCGGCATTGAAGAAGCCGGATATGTCAAACCTGTGGGTTGTACCGTACGCTGATTTTATGACGGTATTGATGATCTTTTTCCTTATGATGTTCGCGTATGCGCTTAATATGAAAAAAGATGAGCATTTTATTAAGATCCAGGAAAAAATTCAGGAGTCCGTCGGCGGTAAGATGAATAAGGAGAAGATTGTTAAGCTGCTTGAGGAACAAAAGAAGGAAGAGGAGTCGTCTAAATTAACGGATTTAATGAAGAACCCGGAGTTCAGTAAGTATGTTAATATAACACAGGATGCGGAGAAGGTTAAGATTGTGTTCAGTAATCCTATACTCTTCGATACCGGTACAGCGGATGTTAAGTCAACTGCAGCGCTGGTTCTTCACGAAGTGGCGATGATACTGAAACAAATGGATAATGATATTATCGTTGAGGGGCATACTGACAGTGTACCGATTTCCGGGGGTAAGTTTTCGTCTAACTGGGAATTATCGGTCGCACGGTCAATGGCGGTGATACGGTATCTCGTGCATAATGAAGCGATTAATTGTAAACGCTTCGCTGCAGGAGGGTATGGTGAGTACCGCCCGTTGTATCCTAATGATAGTGAAGAAAACCGTGCAAAAAATCGTAGGATTGAAATAGTGGTGATGAAATCTAAAAAACAAAAAGAAGCTGAACCGCAGGCGGTACAGAAAACAGAAGGGTAATTTATTAGTATGACTGTTGATCCAAAAGACAAAAAAAAACGGAATCTTGTTAAGATCGGAAAAATCGCTGAAGAAATAGGGGTGTTACCGTCTACAATACGGTATTATACAAACCTCGGGCTCCTAAAAACTTATGGGCGTACACAGGGGGGGTTCAGGTTGTATGATTATGAGGAAACTTTGCACCGGTTGAAGATATTGAAGCAGTTAGAGGATGAAAAACGGTATACCCTTGATGAGATTAAGGGTAAACTCGATGAGTGTGTGTTACAGGCAAAACAAAGGAAAGTGTTGATTGTGGATGATGACCCGGATGTCCGGGATCTTATACAGTCAGTTCTTTCTTCAGACCCCGGGTGGATTATCCGTACAGCCGGGGATGGATTTGAAGCTGGGAAACTGGCAATTGATTTTTTGCCGGAACTTATCATCCTGGATATTGTACTGCCCGGGATGGATGGGTTTAAGGTTTGCGCTGACCTAAGAAAAGATGAACGGTTTAAGTCTACAGTCATTATCGCTATAACCGGGTATGATACTCAGGAACATAGGGACCGTATCGCAGCAGCCGGGGCGGATGGTTTTGTTGCTAAGCCGATCACTCCGAATGCGTTACGCGAATGCGTAGCAAAGTTCTTGCCTCAAAAGTGAGTGCATGTAATAACTTGTGATGAGAGAAATTTACCTTATCGACGGAAACGCGTATATACACCGCGCGTATCACGCATTGCCTAAACTTGTTACCAGTAAAGGGCAGGAAGTCGGTGCGGTGTTTGGTTTTATTAAAATGGTGGTCAAGCTGTGGCGTGACGGCGCGGAACAGGTTGTTGTGTGTTTTGACTCACCGGGGAAAACGTTCCGCCATGAAAAGTTTAGCGCGTATAAAGCTACCAGAAAAGAAGCAGAGACGGCGTTAGTACTGCAGATTCCTATTACCCACAAGGTCGTTGAACTTATGAATATTCCGTCTATAGCGTTGCCGGGGTATGAGGCTGATGATATTATTGCGACCTTAGCGGGGATGTACAGTAAAAACGGGGATAAGGTGGTAATAGTTACCGGTGATAAGGATTTAGCTCAGGTCGTGAATGATAAGATCAGTATTCTTAATACGCACAAGGGTGTTGTTATTGATCGCGGGAAAGTCGGGGAGTTATACGCCGGGCTTGTACCGGAACAATTGGTTGATATGTTCGCTCTGGCGGGGGATAAGGTTGATAATGTTCCCGGCGTTGCAGGGGTTGGGGATGTTACTGCGTTGAAGCTTATCCATGAATTCGGGAGTTTGGATAATCTTTATTCTAAAATCGGGAATGTTAAGGGTAAGCTTAAGGAAAAACTGGAATTGCATAAGAGTGATGCGTATTTAAGCCGTGAACTTGTTACCTTAAACTCAAATGTGCCGCTCGAGGATCCGCTGGTAAGCAGCAGCGGGGTTAATGCTAAGCATACGGGTGAGGAAACTGAAGCGTACCTCCGTGAACTTGAATTCCATAGTTTGTTTAACGACGAGGTGTTCACAAAAAAGGTTAAGCTCGGGGATATTAGGCGTAGTGTCGCTGTGGAGGTTGAGGCTGTACAATCAGTTGCGGAGTTTGAACGCATTGCCGCGGGGTTAATGAGCCAAAAATGTGTTTCCCTGGCGTTGGAGGTACAGGATATTGTCGGGAAAAAGTTGGTTGCCTGTGCTGGCTTAGCTGATGCTCAGGGGAGGTGTTACTATGTTAACCTCAACGGGTATATCGGTGGGGACTATGATAGATGTATTAAGGTGTTGAATGATATCCTTGAGAATACGCGGGTTATGAAGGTTGTGTATGGCTATAAAGCTTTGTTATCGGGTATAAAAAATGCTGGGATAAGTGTTAAACTGCCGGTGACTGATGTTTTGATTGCAGCGTACCTCCTGGATATCGGGAAGTTGTCGTTAAGCAGTGAATCTTATGGATGGGAAGAGTTGTTTTTTAAGATTAAAGGTGTTCGGCCTGCGGAAAAACTTGAGGCAGTGGTTAATAATGCGTATTGTTCAATGGAACTTTATAACGCGTTTACCGGGGATATTGAACGTCATGGGATTGGTAAGTTATTGTCAGAAGTTGAGGTGCCGCTGGTACCCGTGATCATTGCTATGGAGGATAACGGGGTTAAGGTAAACAAAGCTAAGTTGTATGAACTTAAGAGTGAGTACGAGAAAGAACTTAAGAAAAATGAAACTGAAATTTACGCGCTTGCCGGGGAGAAGTTTAATGTTAATTCCCCAAAACAACTCGGGGTTGTACTTTTTGAGAAACTGAACCTGCAGGGCGGGAAACGGACAAAAAGCGGGTACTCAACTGATGAAGATGTGTTGAACCGTCTGTCAGCTGTACATGCATTGCCTCAGAAGGTGTTGGAGTACCGTGAACGCCAAAAACTTAAGTCTACATATATAGACGTTATGCTTGAACTCGCGGATGCAGGGTCCAGAGTGCATACAACGTTTAATCAAATCGGGACTACCACAGGTAGGTTGTCGTCAGTAAACCCTAATCTCCAGAATATTCCCGTTAGATCTGTATTAGGGAAAAAGATACGGTCAGTATTTATTGCGCAGGATGGGTGGAGGCTGTTATCCGCGGATTACTCTCAGATTGACCTGCGTGTGCTGGCGCATATGAGCGGTGATGAAAATCTTGTACAGTCGTTTATCGCGGGGAAGGATATTCATTCAAGGACTGCGGCTGAGATTTTTGGGGTGACTGATGAGAGTATGGTTGATGAGGCACAGCGAAGGGTTGCAAAAACGATTAATTTCGGGATTGTGTACGGTATAAGCGCGTTTGGGTTGGCACAGCAGTTGGGGATTGAGATTAAGCTGGCGGGTGAGTATATAGAGAAGTATATGTCTAAGTATGCAGGGGTGAAGGCGTGGAGGGATAGGGTTATTAAAGAAGCTAAGGTTAGCGGGTACGTAAAAACTTTGTTTAATCATTTACGGCATGTGCAGGATATTAATGCTACGAATAATACACGGCGGGGTTTTGCGGAACGTATTGCCATGAATACGCCGATACAGGGTACTGCCGCGGAAATTATTAAACTCGCAATGGTGAAGATTGATAACCGCAGAAAAGTTGAACACTGGGAGTCAAGGATGTTGCTGCAGGTGCATGATGAGCTTGTATTTGAGTGCACTGAAGCTGAACTTGGCAGCGTGAAGGATGTGGTGGTTGCCGAGATGTCTTCCGCAGTTAAGCTTAACGTACCGCTGGTGGTGGATGTTAAGGTTGGGGATAACTGGGTTGATATGGATAAGATATGATGAGTAATAATTTTATGGAAAGGTGTGTGTTTGTTTATGCGTAACTGCGTGATAATCGGGGGCGGGCCTGCGGGGCTGGCAGCCGGGATTTATCTTTCCCGCGCGAAGGTTGATACTGTTTTGTTTGAGAAAAATGTTATCGGCGGGCAGGTGTTGTGGACGGATAAGATTGAGAATTATCCTGGGTTTATCGACGGGGTGGATGGGTATACTTTAATTAATAATATGAAACTCCAGGCTGAACGGTTTGGGTTGGAGATAAAGATGGAGGGGGTTAATACCCTGGAGAAACTTTCTGGCGGGGAAGGGTTTATAGTTGCCACAGGGAAACAAAGGGCGGAAACACGGGCAATAATTTATTCCGCAGGGGCGGTACCCCAAAAAATGGGTATCCCCGGGGAGAATGAGTTTACCGGGCACGGGGTGTCATACTGTGCGACCTGCGACGGGGCGTTTAATAAAGGAAAAGACGTTTTGGTTGTCGGCGGGGGTGATTCTGCTCTTGAGGAAGCGTTGTTTCTTACACGGTTTGCGCAGAAGGTTACTATTATTCATCGCAGGGATAAGTTCCGCGGGACCGGTATTCTGCAGGAGCATGTGTTCAAGAACACTAAGATAAAAGTTATCTGGGATACTGTGCCTGTAGAAATAAAAGGTGATAAAAAAGTTGAGTCCATGGTTATTAAAAATGTTAAGACACAGGAAGTTAATCAGGTTGCGGCCGCTGCGGTGTTTGTGTTTGTCGGTACGTTGCCGCAGTCTGAACTTGTTAGAGACCTGGTTGACCGTGATGAGAGAGGGTATGTTATTACTAATAACGATATGTCCTCACGGACACAGGGGTTGTACGTGTGCGGTGATGTGCGGAGTAAGTTGTTAAAACAAATCGCGACGGCCTGCGGTGAAGCTGCCACAGCGGCATCGGCAGTGACTAAGTATCTGGATGAACATAAATGGTGAATCTAAAAAGTAAACCCCGGAATAAGGTTGTGATTGGTATCACCGGAGGTATTGCCTGCGGGAAAAGTACGTTTACCCGCGCACTGGCGGGGTGTTTAAATGCAAAACTTGTGCTTGACGCTGATAAAATAGGGCATCAGGTATTGAAGGATGCGGGGATAAAAAATAAGTTATGCCGGGTGTTTGGTAAAGGGATTTTTAATGCTCAACACGAGGTTGACCGCAAAAAATTAGGGGTGATGGTTTTCGGGGATCAGGTGCAGCGGAGTAAACTCGAAGCTGTTGTACATCCATGGATTATCAAACGTATCGCTGAAAGTGTAAGGAAGTTCAGGAAAAGCCGCGGGGATGCGCGCAGCGGGGCTGCTGCTATCGTAGACGCGACGCTGATTTTTGAGGTTGGCATGGAAAAAATGTTTGACATAATAATTGTTGTGAAAGCGCCACAGGGTGTGCAGGTCGAACGCATAATTTCGAGGGATAGCAACGGGAAAATGACTAAAGTTATGGCGCTTAAGAAAATTCATGCGCAGATGAGGCTCGGGGTAAAGGTTAAACGCGCAGATATCGTTGTCGACGGGGTTAAGCCGGTATACCCCCAGGCAGTGAAGGTAGCTGCTAAAATTAATTTACTTTATTCTTGACAACCCGCGGGTGAGTGTGTGATAATGAATGTAACGAATAGACAAATTAATCAATGAAGCTCTTTTTTTGGGTGTTTGATAGGTATATAAAGGTTGAGAAAAAGTTGTTTCTACGCAATAAAGTAATCCTTAATAAAAAACATATTTTAAAAAACAAGTATAACATACATTAGAGCAAGCATGCCGGAGTGTTTCAGGTTTTCAAGGTTTTAAATATCAAGTTAATAATAATAACAGTAAAAGAAATGGGAGGAGAGTAAAAGAAATGGGTACGAACGGGCAACAAGCATCTATGCCGGAACCCGCAAAGCTGGATGTGTCAATCTTATCGAAGAAAACAATGGCTGATCTTACAAAGATGGCTAAGGAGTTGAAAGTAGAGATCATTACCGGGTTAAGAAAACAGGAGTTGATCGCAAAAATTCTTGAAGCTCAGGCGCAGGTCGGGCAGGGGTTGATGTTCAACCAGGGCGTGCTTGAGATCTTACCGGATGGGTTTGGGTTCCTGCGGTCACCGGAATATAATTATCTTCCGGGCCCGGATGATATATATATCTCGCCGTCACAGATTAAGAAGTTTGTCTTGCGTAAAGGTGATACTGTAGCAGGGATTGTACGCCCGCCGAAAGACGGTGAGCGTTTCTTTGCGTTATTGCAGATAGAAAAAGTTAATGGTAGTTCTCCGGAAGGGTTAAGGGAACGCGTGTTGTTTGATAACCTTACACCGTTGTATCCGCAGGAAAGGATTAAGATGGAGACTATACGGACTGAACTTACCACGCGGGTGATGGATCTTATGACACCCATAGGTATGGGGCAACGCGGATTGATTGTATCACCGCCGCGCGCAGGGAAAACTATTATCCTGCAAAAAATAGCGAATGCTATCACCACAAATCATCCGGATATAGTATTGATTGTTCTTCTTATAGATGAACGCCCGGAAGAAGTTACTGATATGCAGAGGTCAGTCAAGGGTGAGGTTATATCCTCAACCTTTGATGAACCGCCTGAACGGCATGTGCAGGTAGCTGAGATGGTTATTGAAAAAGCTAAACGTATGGTGGAACATAAAAAACACGTGGTTATTCTCCTGGATTCAATCACGCGGCTTGGCCGTGCGTATAATGCTGTTACGCCGTCAAGCGGGCGTGTGTTATCCGGCGGGATTGATGCTAATGCGTTACAGCGGCCAAAACGGTTCTTCGGTGCTGCACGCGCAATTGAGGAAGGCGGGAGCCTTACTATTGTCGCAACGGCATTAGTGGAAACCGGTAGCCGTATGGATGACGTTATTTTTGAAGAGTTTAAGGGTACGGGTAATATGGAACTCGTGCTTGACCGTAACCTCGCGAATAAACGCGTATTCCCTGCAATTGAAATTAATAAGTCGGGGACACGGAAAGAGGAGTTGTTGACTGAAGCTGATGCGCTTAACCGCGTGTGGATACTGCGTAAAGTGTTGTCTACGCTTAACGCGTCAGAAGCTATGGAATTGATGCTTGATAAGATGAGTTCAACTAAGAGTAATGACGATTTCCTTAAGTCCCTGGAATTATCAAGTTTTGAGCGTATACGTTAGGGATGTTCTTTGTTATAATATAATAAATACTTATGATGAAACTGAAAAGTTTGATTCTTGATATTGTATTTGTGGTATTCGCAGGGATTGTGTTTTTTTCCGGGCAGCTGATAGCGCGCAGCGGGAAGACTGAAGAACTGCCGATGCTTAATAATAGTTTACTCGTGACAAATCCTGTGGAAACACTGGGTGAGGATGCCAGGCAAAAAATTTTTCGTGAGCTCGATTATCTTATTATCACAAAACATAAGGTTCAGCAG
This window contains:
- the coaE gene encoding dephospho-CoA kinase (Dephospho-CoA kinase (CoaE) performs the final step in coenzyme A biosynthesis.) → MVNLKSKPRNKVVIGITGGIACGKSTFTRALAGCLNAKLVLDADKIGHQVLKDAGIKNKLCRVFGKGIFNAQHEVDRKKLGVMVFGDQVQRSKLEAVVHPWIIKRIAESVRKFRKSRGDARSGAAAIVDATLIFEVGMEKMFDIIIVVKAPQGVQVERIISRDSNGKMTKVMALKKIHAQMRLGVKVKRADIVVDGVKPVYPQAVKVAAKINLLYS
- the trxB gene encoding thioredoxin-disulfide reductase; amino-acid sequence: MRNCVIIGGGPAGLAAGIYLSRAKVDTVLFEKNVIGGQVLWTDKIENYPGFIDGVDGYTLINNMKLQAERFGLEIKMEGVNTLEKLSGGEGFIVATGKQRAETRAIIYSAGAVPQKMGIPGENEFTGHGVSYCATCDGAFNKGKDVLVVGGGDSALEEALFLTRFAQKVTIIHRRDKFRGTGILQEHVFKNTKIKVIWDTVPVEIKGDKKVESMVIKNVKTQEVNQVAAAAVFVFVGTLPQSELVRDLVDRDERGYVITNNDMSSRTQGLYVCGDVRSKLLKQIATACGEAATAASAVTKYLDEHKW
- the rho gene encoding transcription termination factor Rho; its protein translation is MGTNGQQASMPEPAKLDVSILSKKTMADLTKMAKELKVEIITGLRKQELIAKILEAQAQVGQGLMFNQGVLEILPDGFGFLRSPEYNYLPGPDDIYISPSQIKKFVLRKGDTVAGIVRPPKDGERFFALLQIEKVNGSSPEGLRERVLFDNLTPLYPQERIKMETIRTELTTRVMDLMTPIGMGQRGLIVSPPRAGKTIILQKIANAITTNHPDIVLIVLLIDERPEEVTDMQRSVKGEVISSTFDEPPERHVQVAEMVIEKAKRMVEHKKHVVILLDSITRLGRAYNAVTPSSGRVLSGGIDANALQRPKRFFGAARAIEEGGSLTIVATALVETGSRMDDVIFEEFKGTGNMELVLDRNLANKRVFPAIEINKSGTRKEELLTEADALNRVWILRKVLSTLNASEAMELMLDKMSSTKSNDDFLKSLELSSFERIR
- the polA gene encoding DNA polymerase I, with amino-acid sequence MREIYLIDGNAYIHRAYHALPKLVTSKGQEVGAVFGFIKMVVKLWRDGAEQVVVCFDSPGKTFRHEKFSAYKATRKEAETALVLQIPITHKVVELMNIPSIALPGYEADDIIATLAGMYSKNGDKVVIVTGDKDLAQVVNDKISILNTHKGVVIDRGKVGELYAGLVPEQLVDMFALAGDKVDNVPGVAGVGDVTALKLIHEFGSLDNLYSKIGNVKGKLKEKLELHKSDAYLSRELVTLNSNVPLEDPLVSSSGVNAKHTGEETEAYLRELEFHSLFNDEVFTKKVKLGDIRRSVAVEVEAVQSVAEFERIAAGLMSQKCVSLALEVQDIVGKKLVACAGLADAQGRCYYVNLNGYIGGDYDRCIKVLNDILENTRVMKVVYGYKALLSGIKNAGISVKLPVTDVLIAAYLLDIGKLSLSSESYGWEELFFKIKGVRPAEKLEAVVNNAYCSMELYNAFTGDIERHGIGKLLSEVEVPLVPVIIAMEDNGVKVNKAKLYELKSEYEKELKKNETEIYALAGEKFNVNSPKQLGVVLFEKLNLQGGKRTKSGYSTDEDVLNRLSAVHALPQKVLEYRERQKLKSTYIDVMLELADAGSRVHTTFNQIGTTTGRLSSVNPNLQNIPVRSVLGKKIRSVFIAQDGWRLLSADYSQIDLRVLAHMSGDENLVQSFIAGKDIHSRTAAEIFGVTDESMVDEAQRRVAKTINFGIVYGISAFGLAQQLGIEIKLAGEYIEKYMSKYAGVKAWRDRVIKEAKVSGYVKTLFNHLRHVQDINATNNTRRGFAERIAMNTPIQGTAAEIIKLAMVKIDNRRKVEHWESRMLLQVHDELVFECTEAELGSVKDVVVAEMSSAVKLNVPLVVDVKVGDNWVDMDKI